One Primulina eburnea isolate SZY01 chromosome 4, ASM2296580v1, whole genome shotgun sequence genomic window, AATAGATTGGCTGATGGCATTATTATTGGATCTGCTAGCAATATTATATGCATTGCGTCCTCTCTTTCCTTTTCTGAGAATTAAAAATGTGACCATGATTCTGCATATTGCTTATCCAGCTTATCTTCCTCGTTGGTTGTGTGGCAACAATTTTTGTCTGAGATATCGAGGAAGATGATAAAGATGGGAAAGAATGTACTATAATTAGAGTATTCAAAATAATGGGAGGAAGACAGAGAAGAGAATCAGTACTCAGTAGCAAAGAATGAGAATTGATTTGGTTTTCTTGATTTGTTTGAATGCATTTTCATCTGCTGACTATATATTTGAAATTGAGAATACTTGGGCTAATGattctttaaaagattgagtaCACTGATGGCGCTACATATCTTTTAGGTTAATGATGCTCTGGTCCAAAATTCTCAAGAATCTTTCATGATGGAGATGCGTGCAGCAAGAATTGTGGGTTTTGAATTTCATTTGACTTGTATCCACATCTTTTGCGTATCCCGTTATTCGGCTAATTTGATCGTTATGAATTAACTCTATCAAGTTTGGCTATTTGGATTACCAAGTATTTCTGTTAAATAACAGGTTCAAGCAGCTGACTCTTTGCTTAAGTTGGTGTCCGAATTAAAGCAGACAGCAATATTTTCCGGATTCGCGTCTCTCAATGACCATGTGGACCAGAGAACACACGAGTTCAATAAACTTGCAGAAAATACAAATGGGATGTTGGCTAGAATTGGAGAAGAGGCAGCAGCTACTCTCATTGAGCTTGAATCCCAATACTATTCCTCGACCCTGAGATCCTACGTCGGTCAAGAACTGTGAAATGTAAGATGGATTGATTTTCTTGGATCTAGTTGTTGAATTGATTAAGCAGAACACATACTTCATCTTCGTCTTTTTTGTGGCCAGTAGATTTTGTATTATGTTAAGAGTGCAATGAGGAGAAAATGGTTGCTATCTTGACTGATATTATTCAGGGGGCAAATATATCAGAGTCTACAATTAGAATTTATGAGCTCGTTCAATTTTGAATGTGCGTGCCAAATATTTATTGATATTAAAATTGATTAATATTGTCATAATTGGTGTGAAACTGAAtccaacaaaaaaacaaaactaAACTGATTGGTTGGATTAGTTtccagtttatatatatatatatatatatatatctgtgtgtgtgtgcgtgtattTGTTTTACTATTTTGCAGGAGTTGTTTCttgatatatgtttttataacgAATGACTGGGGGTGTTTCTtttaaactaatgtaaattaCTCTCAAAAAAAGTATTTTTGTGCTAAATTTGTGATTTTGTTGTACATTACATTATCAAATAAATTTAATGTGTGTACTGATATTTGTCTATTTATAATAGCtaatttagaaattttaaatcatatttaaaaaagATCAAGATATTTCATTGAAAAAACAAAAGTTTAAAAATTGATGATTCAAACAGGCgaatattttgatttgatttgttaTGGTATTTAAATTTTAGTGGTTTAATTTAGCTTGGTTTGCTatttaataaaatcaataaACTCGGTTTAATTCGAATTTAATCTATAAACTTTGTTTAATTCGAATTCTTCTTTGTttttaaataagaaaacttGTAATTTTATTCATAGCAAAAATAATCCTTGATTACAAGCTTTATTAACCAAATAGGAAAATCCCCAAACTTCCACATAAAAGATGAAAGGGAGGAAATAACAAAAGAAGCTAGTGAGTGCGCAACTCCGTTCGTCGTGCGCAAAACATGTTCTAGCTTTAGATGGCCTAGAGCTGTCAGATTGTTTCTAATGGTTGCAACAATAGCTGCAATATAAACATAGTCGTCCGTTGGGCAAGTGACTGCTTGCACTGCCAACAGAGAGTTCGATGTAACCTGGTGTATCCTTAAGTTTTGATTATGTATCAATTGAATCCCTTTATCAATGGCAATGAGTTCTGCAGCTACCACAGATAGAGGTTTTATAATCTGCTTCCCAAAAGCTAATAAGGGTTGACCTTCATGATCCCGCACAACACCTCCAATAGCATATATGTTGGAATTGTGACATTATAAGCCGCATCAACGTCCAATCTCAAGTGATTAACCAGTGGTGCATTCCATATTTTCGGTGATAATAAAGGATCACGTCTGGCCGTAGCTGTTAGCAGTGAAGATTTTGCCTTTTGGTAGCTACACAGCATGGTTTCACTCCAGTTAACAATAGCCATCATCTCCTTGGTCTCAGTGTTGTGTAATATTCGAAGCCTATCCATCCATATCGCATAAGTTCATGTCAAAGAATTCAAAGTCTCTTCGGTTTAGTTTTTCCTTCATCCATAGAGAAATGTCCACCACGTTCCACAATCGAACCTTCTTTAAAAATGGACAGAACATTGTTTCCTTCCAGCATGATTTGATTGATGGGCATGAGAATAATGCATGGCTCATGGAATCATAGGAAATTTGGCACAATGTGCATGCTCCAATGGTAGGGACATGATGTGCTAGCAAGTTACCTGATATAGGGATACTATGATGCAATGCACGCCACCAAAAAATACGGACTTTTGAAGGGAGCGAAAGAGACCATGATAATTGCCAccacttttttaaaaatagttcCGAGCTATGAGCAGGAGGATCATAGAGCCCAATCTCAGATTTGTACACATCCCTCACAGAATATTTACCTTTTGGATCAAACGCCCAATATCGTGAGTCATCACATGTCGAATCAATTAGAGGGATGGATAAAATTTCCGGCACAACATGAGGGGAGAACAGTTCGTTCACTACTTGATCATTCCATTTCCCATTCCGGATAAGAGTGCTCACCTTAGGGTAGGTAAAAGAATTATGTGTAGTATGCTAGTGTACTCCTATTCCCGGATCCAACAGTCGTCAAATCTAGCAATTTTCTGACCATTTCCCACTTTCCAGTACGACCCTTTCTCCAACAAAGGCCGGATCCATAATAAGGATCGCCATATATATGATGGGTTGCTACCAAGAGAAGCATTCATAATATCTTGAGGGCGATAGTATCTTGCTTTAAGGACCTATGCAACCAGAGAATGAGGATTAGAAATAATGCGCCAAAATTGATTTGCTAAGAGGGCCTTGTTAAAAGTCTCATGATGACGAAATCACATCCCTCCCAGACACTTAGGCTGACAAAGAATTTTCCATGATTTACTATGCATCCTCCTCTTATCCTCATCTCTACCATATCAAAAATTTGAACACTCTTGTTCTATTTCCTTGCATATAGACTTTGGGATACGAAAGCATGACATAGCATATGTTGGAATTGATTGGATCATGGATTTTGGAAATGTTTCCTTTCCTCCTATTGAGAACGTTTTTCTCATCCATCCTTGCATACGCTTAACCACCCTTCCACAAGATATCAAAATTGAAGTGTCTTCTTTCGGGCTGAGAACACTGGTAGGCCCAAATACACCTCATGACCCTGCACCACCGGAATAGCAAGCATAGTTTTGATTGAGGTCACTACATTTGCATTGGTGTTCGAGCTAAATGATAGAGATGATTTTTCACAGTCAATTAGTTGCCCTGAAGCTTTCTCATATAAGAGCAGACAATATTTGACTCATGTGCAATTTTCCATGgttgcttgaaaaaacattagACTATCATCGGCAAAGAAGAGGTGAGTAATCGAGGGGATAGATGAAGCAATTCTTACCCTTTTGATTAGATTTCGAGCTTCAAATGAGAGGATAGCCGAAGATAATCCATGGGCACATAAGACAAATAAGTAGGGAGAGAGTGGATCACCATGTCGCAAACCTCTTCTTGGCGTAATACTTCGAGTAATCTCACTATTCATGGAGAAGAAGCATTTGACCGACCGGACACACCTCATTATCTTCTCAACCCAGCTAAGCGAGAATCCTAGTTGGATCATAATGTCTTCCAGGAAGCTCCACTCCACACGGTCATAGGCCTTATTCATATCAAGTTTTAAGGCGGAATACCTTTTTTGTCCTCCATGTCTACTTCGTATACAGTGAAGTGTCTCGAAATCCAATATGATATTGTCCGATATGAGGCGATCCTGAATGAAAGCACTCTGAAATTCATTTATTATTTGCTTTAATATCGTACGTAATTTGTTCGTTAGTGCTCGAGCAAATATCTTATAACAAACATTGCATAAGCTGATAGGACGAAAGTATTTCATAGTCATGGGGGAATTGATTTTCGGGATCAGAGTGACTATGGTTTCATTCCATTCATCAAGAGATTGCCCTTCATTTATAATTCGTTGGACAGCTAGGACCACCTCCCCTCCTACTATATCCCAAAATTTCTGGAAGAAAAAGATAGACATACCTTCACTTTATCGGGATTCATATCAAACAAAgtgttgtaaaaaaaaatttctaaggAAGGGGCGTTCAGTGTTGAATTCATGTGCTCATCAATTTTCGGCTCTACGCAATCGAGGATTTGTTGTCTGTCTTCCACCGTTGGGTTATTGGACTCAAATAAAATAGTTAAATAATCCtcaataatctcaaacattTGAGGCCTTTTAGTGTACCAATCCCCATGTGAGGAAACCAGCCCCCAAATATAGTTCTTTTCCTGGCGCATTGATGCAGATGCATGGAAGTACTTTGTGTTCCTATCCCCATGTGCCAACCAACTAATTCTGCTTCGTTGTCTTCAATACATCTCTTGTTTTGTTGCTAGATTCTCGACCTCTGTCTCTAGGCAGCTACTTTGATGCACATTGTGCTCCCAGTGTTCTTTAGTTTTCATGTTGTTTAGCCGTCTTCTTTTACATTTTAGTTGTCGAGGAAGGCTTCTAAATATGCTTTCAGCCCATGTGTGAACAGTTTATTTACACCTCCGAATTCGATTTGTTAATGATAGTGAGATGTCTGATTTTTGCCACCCTTGTTCCACAATAGACTGGCGATCCTCTTGTGTCACCCAATGAGGTTCAAACCGAAACACATAACCCCTTCGAACCAGTTCATGCCGTTTATTTCCCAGCTCAAGCATGATTGGTCTATGGTCTAAGTGAAAAAATTCCAACGATTGGGCCTATGCCACCGGGTACAACAGTCACCATTCTAGAGTTGTAGCATAGCGGTCTAACCGTTCAAATATTATATTCTCCAAAGATCGACGGTTAACCCATGTAAATAGTTCACCTCATCCATGAAGTTCCTGTAGCCCACATTCCTCAAGTGTATCCCGAAATGCTCGAATCTGATTGGCATGCCTTAGATTTCCCCCAGTTTTCTCACTATTAAAGCATATTTCATTAAATTCTCCACCAACTAACCATGGAACACCATGTAGCTCTGGTGTACTATTTAATCTGCGGAGGAGAGTCCACGATAAGTGTCTATGTTGCGTTTCTGGGTGACTGTAGAAGCCCGTAAATCTCCATATTTTTTCCTCATGTTGTAAAATACAAGATCTACAATATTTTTGTTATAAAACTCGTaagattttaaaacttccgtcaAAACTTTGACATTGTAATATTTTATATCTCCATCACCTTGCAAATAAATTTATGAAGGTTAAATAAAATGGTTATATCTAAATATTTCTTAACTAAAAGATAAAAGGATGAGCTGAACAGACATAACTTATTACTGAAGATGTGATTtatgattatttaaaatataatattttttagctACAGAATCTTAGTCAATACTTAAAAAACTCTCTCTCTCAATACCGATCAGATTATAAGGTTACAACTTTTTTGTTTCAAACAACTCTCGGCACAAATCACAATTATGATATAGTGgatattttctgaaaattctcatGAAAAACTACATCGAGCTCATAATGTTAAAGCTGACACCTCAAATGATGCATGTCAGGTGCTCCTTCTTAGCAATAGTATAAATCTTGTCAATGTCGaatcatttaaaattttcttttggtTCCAAACCACAGCTAAGCATAAGTAGGAAATGATGTAAGTGAAGCAATCTTCTGGAAAACTATAAGTTCAAATAGAATAAGACCAGGTCAGCTAAAAAATTAATACTTGTGCATTTATAAATTGGAATTGATTGAAATGATGCAATGAATTGGAAAGATTAAAAAACTCGAAAAAACATAAGATTTGAGGTGAGGATTTGAACCAACTTTGTATAGATATATAGTGAGTGTACTTGAGCAAATTGGTTTAAAATTGATGATTCGAGTGATTGGGAGACAAATCTAATTACAATTTTGTCTCTTGAATGTTTTCATCCATTAGGGTAGTCTCATGAAGCTGAATGAAATGGATCCAAGTCAAGATCGTTGGGCTTCTTTAATTTATGGATATGTCCATGGGCTAGAAAGTCATTTAATTTAACTTAatacataattaaaaaaaatttgcaccCGAGCTACAGCCCAGGTACTCTTACCTGTGGCTCCGCCTGTGCACCTTTCTTGCCCACGACTTGGTTTTGTCGATTTTATCCATGCAGACACTCTCTGTACGGGTTAGAGCACGACATGTGTATTTTTTTACAtgtttgttagagtaggtgtccagcAAGTCAACTTATGACTTAGATTTTATTGTTGCTTATGTAAAatcaatattaattttaataatattttattgttttatccAATGAAGACGACATTTActttatttatatattcatGCAAACTGTATAGATAAAGTTATTGAAAATACTACAAGTACCATGAAGTCCACGAGTATAGTGGATCATGAAATTCATTATGAAGTatactatatattctaaatTTGTTTCTAGTCGATTCAACCGTCTAAAAcgaggataaaggtcgctcgagcttgagactagcatatgtgatgtaaacGCCACATTTCATTGGTAATAACATAAGGATGTCCATTCATACAAATGGGTGATCATTTGATGAGATACTGAAATATCATCCCTcaaactttccaagtggttattaCTTATTGTGTGGAATAGTCCGTAGTTATGATGTACACTGTTAGTCCTTTGATCTGAGACAACATGTAGGTTTTGCGTACTAGCATGCAATTTGATCCGTCTACCGACTCTATTTAGGGTGATCAAGTGACGAGGTTGAGTGCAGTTTCGAAATACATCGGAGCCGTTGCATTGTAGTTGGAGATTCACTGCTCGCCGACGGGTGAAGATATCTTATGTGATTTGACGAGTTAATAATACAAATAATCTCTAGCAAGCAATACATGTGCTTTATGGAAAAGTGTTTTTTTTAGTTTCACATATGATGTCACTGTCATTACTCAAAGATATATCATATCGTTATCGAATTCGTTTGTAactctcgatgaaccaatgctTGCATATTTGAttaggatatatgagttgaagggactgtattgtacgttaatcataagtTATTTGATTCCATATACTGGAAATTTTCAAGTTATCTTAACTATTAATTAAGTGAGGAGAGTGAGactatttattttattgaagaAGTTTACAAAACTGACAGCTGTAAAAAATGAATCAGTGGAAAATTCTGgcctttgatatttttatttttcattatatgaacaagatttgtgtCAGTATTGTCTGATCATCGATCATGATTATAATGAGttcataattatttatttagtaaattaataatatatattaattaaataataaattagtagTCGTGATTACGAAGTACAAGATTGTCATGGAATATTCGAGAAGAGTCTAGAAAATACCATTATGCAGGAAATTTCGGCCCCCTCCTTGACAAGACATGACTGTGATTCCACAACACCACCGTGCACGCCGTCGAGCCACCGCCACTGGTTTTTAAAAATTCCGGCGATCATTTCGATGCAAATTTCTCTTAGTTTTCTAGTTCAATCTAGGATAAAAACAAAGTTTTTAATTATGGATCTGATTAAAAGGTTGAAAAAAATTTGTAGTGGATTACAAGAAAATCTATTACCGCCTAAATACTAGAATATTTGGAATCGACATTAAATATGCAAAGTTAAAATAAATCTAAACTCTTTATGAATAATCTTAAATCATATGATGCCCAAGAACATTTTGAAATtcaaacaaaaattttaaaactactgATGCGTCTTAGGTGCAAGAAAATGTTACACCAACAATATCATTACCTTGTTCAACTTTGGGATTTTGAGCCCGaacattttcattatatgaCACGCCATTACTGCCTGCACGGGTATATCGAACAAACCGACTCGACtcaatttatgttttttttaccAAAACCTCTTTCTCCTGCCAAGTGCTGCCGCCTCACGCCATCGAACGCGGAGTGCatgtaatatataaattttcagTTTCTTAACTCTAGATGTATCTTCCTTTAAACAacaataaaattgaaaaatagaGTAAGAAGAAAGAAATGGGAAACACAATGACAAGCGTGGCGAAAGGATATTTTTCTCTATTATTGCGTATTCGAAATTTTTTCCTCTCGTGAAGCTCAATGTTTTATGGGAAGACTAACTGATTGTGTCAATGAATttccattatttttttatgtgttTATCTTCCTTCAAACAGCCACTTGAAGGCCCCAGACCCGCAAGGTTTGATTCCATGAGATTAAGGCTTCAAAAACCTTATAATCCCAAAGCAACTACTTGAACATGTTCTGTTGCTGAGTACTGTAAGTTTTTTTCATTCATACACCCCATGGGATTTTAAGGTAGAGTGATATGAACGCGACACATCCAACAATATTGGATTGGTGGAAGAATCGAgctaatttcagaaaatgacTTGAGAAAACCCCCTCTTGACTTGGTTGGTAGTTCATGCCTCAATTCCAGATTTTACATTGTTAGAGTTTATTGTCTAAACAATAAATTGTGTGTATCTTTTCAGCAAAAATAAGGCACACGTTGATTGTCATATCTCTGAATCAATCTACAAGCTACAAACAAATTTCACGAACACTGCTTTGTTCATTTGCGTTCATCGAAATATTAGTAGAATATTTCGATCACGTACACAGTTTAAACCTTCAGAGATAACAAGTGATTCTCCAAGAATTACCAGAGAAAGAATtctatatatttgtgtgttgtTGTGTCTACAAAATGGAGGTTATCTATAGATATAGGATTTCCAGCCTAGCCTAACAAGAGTTTAACTCC contains:
- the LOC140830838 gene encoding mediator of RNA polymerase II transcription subunit 22a-like isoform X2, with the translated sequence MNKGVGIGGAAGGGGLTSAASAAAAQKQRVLLQRVDADVEHLVDNFEYLVNVTRVQAADSLLKLVSELKQTAIFSGFASLNDHVDQRTHEFNKLAENTNGMLARIGEEAAATLIELESQYYSSTLRSYVGQEL
- the LOC140830838 gene encoding mediator of RNA polymerase II transcription subunit 22a-like isoform X1; amino-acid sequence: MNKGVGIGGAAGGGGLTSAASAAAAQKQRVLLQRVDADVEHLVDNFEYLVNVTRVNDALVQNSQESFMMEMRAARIVQAADSLLKLVSELKQTAIFSGFASLNDHVDQRTHEFNKLAENTNGMLARIGEEAAATLIELESQYYSSTLRSYVGQEL